A window from Flavobacterium sp. 83 encodes these proteins:
- a CDS encoding DUF6629 family protein has protein sequence MCFSASASFGAGIVLAAISVASIKKVQKPSQIYFACIPIIFCVQQIAEGFLWLALTKPYFAPLQQFTTYTFLFFAQVVWPLWIPFASLKLKKEEENVLFQWILVVIGLSVALYLGYCLITYSVEAKIIGLHISYIQGYPILFGSYGDLLYIIATITPPLFSEIKKMWLLSITIIISYIITTVLYVDYIVSVWCFFSSIISISVLIVMDEIKNPSKKQSKYYYRIEHTKKTSV, from the coding sequence ATGTGTTTTTCAGCCAGTGCCAGTTTTGGAGCAGGGATTGTCCTTGCAGCAATAAGTGTTGCGTCTATAAAAAAAGTACAAAAACCATCCCAAATTTATTTTGCCTGTATCCCCATTATTTTTTGTGTGCAACAAATTGCCGAGGGCTTTTTATGGCTAGCATTAACCAAACCTTATTTCGCACCTTTACAACAGTTCACGACCTATACCTTTTTGTTTTTTGCCCAAGTTGTTTGGCCTTTATGGATTCCTTTTGCATCATTAAAACTTAAAAAAGAAGAAGAAAATGTTCTTTTTCAGTGGATATTGGTTGTGATTGGCCTTTCAGTAGCTTTATACCTTGGGTATTGCTTAATCACTTATTCTGTTGAAGCTAAGATCATTGGCCTTCACATCTCTTATATACAAGGGTATCCAATACTTTTTGGCAGTTATGGCGATTTGCTCTACATCATTGCTACTATTACTCCTCCACTATTCTCAGAAATCAAAAAAATGTGGCTTTTAAGCATTACCATCATCATTTCGTATATCATCACAACTGTTTTGTATGTTGATTACATCGTTTCGGTTTGGTGTTTCTTTTCTTCGATTATTAGCATCTCCGTACTAATCGTTATGGATGAAATAAAGAACCCCAGTAAAAAACAATCTAAATATTACTATAGGATTGAACACACCAAAAAAACAAGTGTTTAA
- a CDS encoding CPBP family intramembrane glutamic endopeptidase, which yields MEHSEQTRTIPKRTKKVVLDAIVCSAELMVFAYLITYPFPLKAIAFIPLVMVGFIISRDIDSPSITIRLLFRDLFSLKMLVQIVIGLELGIIAAIYYRGNLGMIILPMIIRQFVIVAISIAIIEELVFRGFIQGQISKLNTDFAIFFAAFAHASYKACLFLSPVAIHQQHLISYFVWSFGAYIVLGFLKHYSKSMVPVIMAHVIFDLAVYAEVLQAPLWVW from the coding sequence ATGGAACATTCAGAACAAACAAGAACGATTCCCAAACGAACCAAAAAAGTAGTGCTTGATGCAATTGTTTGTAGTGCTGAGTTGATGGTATTTGCCTATTTAATTACCTATCCTTTTCCGTTGAAAGCAATAGCATTTATTCCGCTGGTAATGGTTGGTTTTATTATAAGCCGGGATATTGATTCTCCTTCGATTACAATCAGGCTTTTATTTAGGGATCTTTTTTCTCTAAAAATGCTTGTACAAATTGTTATTGGACTTGAATTGGGTATCATTGCGGCAATTTATTACCGAGGTAATTTGGGAATGATAATTTTACCTATGATAATCAGGCAATTTGTAATAGTGGCAATAAGTATTGCCATCATCGAAGAATTGGTTTTTCGCGGCTTCATACAAGGTCAAATCAGTAAGTTAAATACTGATTTTGCCATATTTTTTGCTGCCTTTGCGCATGCATCGTACAAAGCTTGTCTCTTTCTTTCACCCGTAGCAATACATCAGCAACATCTTATATCCTATTTTGTATGGTCCTTTGGGGCTTATATTGTGCTCGGTTTTTTAAAACATTACTCAAAAAGTATGGTACCGGTTATTATGGCTCACGTCATTTTTGATTTGGCAGTTTATGCTGAAGTTCTACAAGCGCCTTTGTGGGTGTGGTAA